In the Bacillus shivajii genome, one interval contains:
- a CDS encoding class I SAM-dependent DNA methyltransferase, producing MAYEQFASLYDILMEDAPYDRWITYTEKYLRKGASILDVGCGTGTFTMMLQEAGYKLSGSDLSNEMLAIAEKKAREKKLQIPFVCQDMRSLSGFHDLDGVTLFCDGLNYLKSENDVKQTFERVYSTLKEGGTFLFDVHSTYKVEEIFYDQLFGENHEDLSYMWYCTPGEEPYSVEHTLTFFVQREDGLYERFDEDHQQKTYPVASYVKWLEASGFSDIEISGEFGDEKVENDHDRIFFKAVKI from the coding sequence ATGGCTTACGAACAGTTTGCGTCTTTATATGATATTTTAATGGAAGATGCTCCATATGATCGTTGGATCACATATACAGAAAAGTATTTACGAAAAGGAGCATCTATTTTAGATGTTGGTTGTGGGACAGGAACTTTCACAATGATGTTACAGGAAGCAGGTTACAAGCTTTCTGGTTCAGACTTGTCGAATGAAATGCTTGCAATTGCAGAGAAAAAAGCAAGGGAGAAAAAGTTACAAATTCCTTTTGTATGTCAAGATATGAGAAGCTTATCAGGCTTTCATGACCTAGATGGGGTTACACTCTTTTGCGATGGATTAAATTATTTGAAGTCTGAAAATGATGTAAAACAAACCTTTGAGAGGGTGTACAGTACCTTAAAAGAAGGTGGGACTTTTTTATTTGATGTTCATTCTACTTATAAGGTAGAAGAAATATTTTATGATCAATTATTTGGAGAAAATCATGAAGACCTTTCTTATATGTGGTATTGTACACCAGGTGAAGAACCATACAGTGTAGAACATACCTTAACTTTCTTTGTTCAAAGAGAAGATGGTTTATATGAACGTTTTGACGAAGACCATCAACAAAAAACTTACCCAGTTGCTAGCTATGTAAAGTGGCTTGAAGCGTCTGGTTTCTCCGACATCGAAATAAGTGGTGAATTTGGAGATGAAAAAGTAGAAAATGATCACGATCGAATTTTCTTTAAAGCTGTAAAAATATAA
- the rsfS gene encoding ribosome silencing factor, whose amino-acid sequence MHKNNTLNLAVKAADDKRANNIIALDMEGISLIADYFVICHGNSESQVEAIAKEIKDQAQEAGIELKRLEGFDESRWVLIDLHDVIVHIFHKEEREYYNLEKLWGDASEVNIEQLVNP is encoded by the coding sequence ATGCATAAAAATAATACGTTAAATTTAGCAGTAAAAGCAGCAGACGACAAAAGAGCAAATAATATCATTGCACTTGATATGGAAGGAATAAGTCTTATCGCTGATTACTTTGTTATTTGTCACGGGAATTCAGAAAGTCAAGTTGAAGCGATTGCAAAGGAAATAAAAGACCAAGCACAAGAAGCAGGTATTGAGTTAAAACGCTTAGAAGGCTTTGATGAGTCACGCTGGGTGTTAATTGACCTTCATGATGTTATCGTTCATATATTTCATAAAGAGGAACGTGAATACTACAATCTTGAAAAGCTTTGGGGCGATGCATCTGAGGTAAATATTGAGCAATTGGTTAATCCGTAA
- a CDS encoding helix-hairpin-helix domain-containing protein, with the protein MKFKEIDRKWYPFIVGGVIFFVLCLSFLFFNDNEPEVVDAEDWLFLTEGEENEEHHDDEVELEEIVVDVKGEVRSPGVYTIQYGERVYDVILLAGGFTDNANENVINLAEKCYDEMVIYVPSMEEELEGINHHLSGADDSSKVRINRASKEELTNLPGIGPAKAEAIITYREEHGPFEQVEDLSQVSGIGQRTVEQLREHVSIR; encoded by the coding sequence TTGAAATTTAAAGAGATCGACCGTAAATGGTATCCTTTTATTGTTGGAGGAGTGATTTTTTTTGTTTTGTGTCTTTCATTTTTGTTTTTCAATGATAATGAACCAGAAGTTGTAGACGCTGAGGACTGGCTGTTTCTAACCGAGGGCGAGGAGAATGAAGAACATCATGACGACGAAGTAGAATTAGAAGAGATTGTTGTAGACGTAAAAGGAGAGGTTCGATCACCCGGTGTGTATACAATTCAATACGGTGAGCGTGTTTATGACGTGATTTTATTAGCCGGAGGGTTTACTGACAATGCAAATGAAAATGTGATAAACCTGGCTGAAAAATGTTATGATGAAATGGTTATTTATGTTCCATCAATGGAAGAAGAGCTCGAGGGCATAAATCATCACTTATCAGGAGCGGATGATTCTTCTAAAGTTAGAATTAATAGAGCTTCAAAGGAGGAACTTACGAATCTTCCAGGTATTGGGCCGGCAAAAGCAGAAGCGATTATAACATATCGAGAAGAGCATGGCCCGTTTGAACAAGTAGAAGACTTATCGCAAGTTTCTGGAATTGGTCAAAGGACTGTTGAACAGTTACG
- the comER gene encoding late competence protein ComER → MGSILIESFIEARALTPTEVTITNRTIEKALDLANSYKGIEVVNQPEQVINQCEWIFLCVKPHQMIPLLSQLNDKLTKDHTIISITSPLLVEDLEKIVSCNVVRFIPSIVNRGLEGPSLVTFGDGISSAEQEEYMSVFRKISRPQIIDDTITRVASDLGSCGPAFLSYLLERMIKGATEETAITEEAATKIVESMLIGYGELLKQNLYTLPTLRERVTVPGGVTGEGLKVLETEVGKQFNYLFQRTHEKYREDRKVIKDQLDESKD, encoded by the coding sequence ATGGGCAGTATATTAATCGAATCTTTTATCGAAGCTCGTGCATTAACCCCAACCGAAGTAACAATTACAAACCGGACGATCGAAAAAGCTTTGGATCTGGCTAACTCTTACAAAGGAATTGAAGTTGTAAATCAGCCAGAGCAAGTGATCAATCAATGTGAGTGGATTTTTTTATGTGTAAAACCACATCAAATGATCCCGCTCCTCAGCCAATTGAATGATAAGTTAACTAAAGATCATACGATCATTTCGATAACGAGTCCGCTTCTAGTAGAAGATCTAGAAAAAATCGTAAGCTGTAATGTTGTCAGGTTCATACCAAGCATTGTTAACAGAGGATTAGAAGGTCCATCTCTTGTAACTTTTGGCGATGGTATTTCTTCAGCAGAACAAGAAGAATACATGAGTGTATTTAGAAAGATTTCAAGACCACAAATTATTGACGATACGATTACGAGAGTAGCTTCTGACCTTGGAAGTTGCGGACCAGCATTTTTAAGTTACTTGTTAGAGCGAATGATTAAAGGAGCGACAGAAGAAACTGCGATTACAGAAGAAGCAGCTACAAAAATTGTGGAGTCGATGTTAATTGGTTATGGAGAGTTATTAAAACAAAATTTATATACGTTGCCAACGTTAAGAGAACGAGTAACTGTTCCCGGTGGTGTAACTGGGGAGGGGTTGAAGGTGTTAGAAACAGAAGTTGGGAAGCAATTTAATTACCTATTTCAACGAACACATGAAAAGTATAGGGAAGACCGAAAAGTTATAAAAGATCAATTAGACGAGAGCAAGGATTAA